TTCCAGGGTCGCGATGTAGGCAGTCATCAGCTTGGTCAGGCTGGCTGGCGGCAGACGCACGTCACCGCCGTTCTCCACCAGCACGTTGCCACTGGCGGCATCCATGAGGACCCAGGCCTTGGCGGCCAGTTGCGGGGAAGCCGGCACCATCTCAACCGCCCAGGCGGCCGGAGTGATGATCAGCGAGATAAGCAGGCACGTACGTTTGGCTAAGGTGGTGATGTTCATCCGTCTCTCGAAATTGCTTATGGAAACTTGCCCTCGCGGGCAAAACTATTCAGACAGCCCGCTTCCAGACTGTCACGTGTTCGGTTGCCCGCTCACCCCTTGCCCCTGGGTTTTTATTGTTCAACGAGCCAACAACCAGGGCCCCGGCACGCGCACGTGCCTGAACCTTCAATTCTTTATTGCTTATTCCGCAGTGACTACGCTGGGCGACCCCAGGTTGGCCAGGCGCACGCTGTTCTGCACTTGCGCAACTTCGCCCGGCGAACCGATCGGCCCCATGCGCACACGGTGCAGGGTCTGCTGGTTACGCACGATGGAGCTGATAAACACTGGCGCGCTGACCATGCCGCTGAGTTTGGACCTTAACAGTTCTGCCGCATCCGGGTTGGCGAAAGCGCCCACTTGCAGGTACTGCCCGCCCACGGTGGAGGCACCAGGCGCGGCATGGGGCACGACGACCGTGTCCGGCGCATGCTGCGCGGGCGGCGGCGTCCATTGTTCGATCTTGCCGGTCGACGCTGTCACTTGCGGTTGCGGTGTGGCGGGCTCGTTGAGCATCAACGGCGCCGGCTTGCCACGCTGGGCCCAGTACTGCGCCGGGTCGATGCCTTCGACCTTGACCCGTGCGGTACCGATTTCGGCGTAACCGAGTTTCTTGGCGGCGGCATAGGACAAGTCGATGATCCGGTCCGAATAGAACGGCCCACGGTCATTGACCCGCAGGATCACCGTGCGGTTGTTGTCCAGGTTGGTCACGCGAACATAGCTGGGCAGCGGCAGGGTCTTGTGGGCCGCGCTCATGCCGTACAGGTCATACACTTCGCCGTTGGCGGTGTTCTGGCCGTGGAACTTGGTGCCGTACCAGGACGCCGTGCCCGACTGCACGTAGGTCTTGGATTCCTGCAGCGGGAAGTAATTCTTGCCCAGCACGGTATAGGGGTTGGCCTTGTAGGGGCCGGTGTGCAAGGTTGGCGTGGCGTCGGGAATCTTCGACACATCCACATCCCACCACGGCGCGCCGTCTTTGTGCGCACGGTTGATATCCAGGCCCGGCTGGGCGCGAACCACGGCACCGCCGGCTTTCTTGGCCGGCGCACGGTTGGGCGTGGTGGAGCAACTGGCGATCAACAAGGACAACGCGGTGAACGCCACCAACTTGAGCGGTTTTTTGAACGGCGATACCCGCATTACTTGTTGCCCCGTGCTTGAACCAGCTCGTCTGACAGTTGATGCACGGCCATGGCGTACATCACACTGCGGTTATAACGCGTGATTGCGTAGAAATTCTTCAGGCCCATCCAGTATTCAGGGCCATTTTCGCCTTCGAGACGGAACGCCGTCACCGGCATATCATCGCGTGGCGCATTCTGACTCGACCAGCCCAGCGCTCGCAACTCCCCGACGGTCTTCACCGGGTCGATACCCTGGGTCAGGCCTTCGTCGGCGCGCTCGCCCGTCACATCGGCGCGAACCACCACCGGTTCACCGGCAACCCAGCCGTGGCGCTTGAAGTAGCTGGCCACGCTGCCGATGGCGTCGTCCGGGTTACTCCAGATGTTGATATGCCCGTCGCCGTCGAAATCCACGGCGTAGGCGCGAAAGCTGCTCGGCATGAACTGCGGCAAGCCCATCGCACCGGCGTAGGAGCCTTTGAGGGTCAGCGGGTCGACCTGCTCTTCGCGGGCCAGCAACAGGAATTCGCGCAGCTCCTTGCGGAAGAACTCGGCGCGCGGCGGGTAATCGAAGCCCAGGGTCGACAAGGCGTCGATCACCCGGTAGCTGCCGGTGTTGCGCCCGTAGAAGGTTTCGATACCGATGATCGCGACAATCACCTGGGCCGGCACGCCGTATTCCTGTTCGGCGCGGGCCAGGACCGCTTCATGCTGGCGCCAGAAGTCCACGCCCCGGGCCACGCGGGCGTCGGAGAGGAACATCGGGCGATATTCCTTCCACTGCTTCACGCGTTCGGCGGGGCGCGAGATGGCGTCGAGGATGGCCTGCTTTTTCTGGGCTTCGCGAAACACGCCCATCAGTTGCTCACCGGCGAAACCGTAGTCGCGGGTCATCTCACCGACAAATTCGGCAACCTGAGGTGAACCATCGTAGTCACCGGCCTGCACCTCCTGCGTTGCGCCCAGCAGCCCGATCAGGCCCATCCAGGACGCATGCCGAGTTGCCCAGCCGCGCATTACTTGCATTGACATCTTCACCTTATTCAAACCTGTGCGATCCATTTGCGATGCGTATGAATCGACATCAAAACCCCAAACGCTGACAGCAATGTCACCAGCGAAGTTCCGCCGTAGCTAATGAATGGCAACGGCACGCCCACCACCGGCAGCAGGCCACTGACCATACCGATGTTGACGAAAACATAAACAAAAAAAGTCATGGTCAGACTGCCGGCCAGCAGCTTGCCGAACAGCGTCTGCGCCTGCGCGGTAATCACCAGCCCGCGCCCGATCAACAGCAGATAGATCAGCAGCAGCGCGCAAATACCTACCAGGCCGAACTCTTCGCCCATCACCGCAATAATGAAGTCGGTGTGGCTTTCCGGCAAAAAGTCCAGGTGCGATTGGGTGCCCAGCAGCCAGCCCTTGCCGAACACGCCGCCGGAACCGATCGCCGCCTTCGACTGGATGATGTTCCAGCCAGTGCCCAACGGGTCGCTCTCCGGGTCGAGGAACGTCAAGATCCGTTGTTTTTGATAGTCGTGCATAAAGAAGAACCACATGGCCACGGCCACCGGCACGGCAGCGGCCAGCACGCTGAGAATCCAGCGCCAGCGCAAGCCCCCCATGAACAGCACGAACGCGCCGCCCGCCAGGATCAGCAACGACGTGCCGAGGTCGGGCTGGCGCACGATAAGAATGAACGGCACGCCGATCAGCAACAGGCTGATGGCCACGTGCTTGAGCTGGGGCGGCAACGTGCGCTTGGACAGGTACCAGGCGATGGTAGCCGGCATGAGGATCTTCATGAATTCCGACGGCTGGAAGCGAATCACCCCGGGGATGTTGATCCAGCGGGTCGCGCCCATGGCGTTGTGGCCCATCACGTCCACCACCACCAGCAGCAAGACCCCGGCGACATAACCGAGCGGCACCCAGCGTGCCATGAAGCGCGGCTCGAGCTGGGCGATCACCACCATCGACAACAGGCCCAGGCCGAATGACGACGCTTGCTTGATCAGCAGGTCCCAGTTCTTGCCGCTGGCCGAATACAGCACGAACAGACTGCCGGCCGCCAATATCAGCAGCAGCACCAGCAGCGGGCCGTCAATGTGCATGCGTTGCAGCAACGTCGCACGGCGACGCATCACGTCCTCACTGGAGAGGATGCGGTCAAAATTACTCTTCACGGGCCGTAACCTCGGGGCTTGAAGGGGGGCCGCCATACTCGGGCTTGAGCCTGCCATCGGCGGCCAGCAGCCAGGCGTCCATCACTTGGCGCACCACCGGGGCCGCGACGCCGGAGCCGGACTCACCGTTCTCCACCATCACCGCCACCACGATTTTCGGGTCATCGGCGGGGGCAAAACCGACGAACAAGGCGTGGTCGCGGTGGCGCTCCTGAACCTTGGAGCGGTCGTATTTTTCACCCTGCTTGATCGCGACCACCTGGGCGGTACCGCTTTTGCCGGCGATGCGGTACTGCGCACCGATCGCCGCCTTGCGTGCGGTGCCACGGGCGCCGTGCATCACCTGCTGCATACCGTGATTGACCTTGGCCCAGTCGGATGAGTCACGCAGGACGATGTCGGGAATCGGGTTCTCATCCACCGGTTTCTCGCCTTCGATGGTCCTGGCCAGGTGCGGGCGGTTCCACACACCCTTGTTCGCCACCAGCGCAGTGGCCTGGGCCAGTTGCAACGGGGTGGCCTGCATATAACCCTGGCCAATGCCGAGGATCAGGGTTTCGCCGGGGAACCACGCCTGGCGGCGCGTCGCCCGCTTCCACTCCCGTGACGGCATCAGGCCGGGGGATTCTTCGAACATGTCCAGGGAGACTTTCTGGCCGAGGCCGAACTTGCCCATGTAGGCCGACAGGCGATCGATCCCCAGCTTGTGGGCCAGGTCATAAAAATAGGTGTCGTTGGAGCGCATGATTGCGGTGTCCAGGTCGACATAGCCGTCACCGGTGCGGTTCCAGTTACGGTATTTGTGATCGTAGTTGGGCAGCATGTAGTAGCCGGGGTCATAGACCCGGCTCGACGCGGTGACCACACCCGAATCCAGGCCGGCAATCGCCACCGCCGGCTTGATGG
This region of Pseudomonas sp. MUP55 genomic DNA includes:
- a CDS encoding septal ring lytic transglycosylase RlpA family protein, whose amino-acid sequence is MRVSPFKKPLKLVAFTALSLLIASCSTTPNRAPAKKAGGAVVRAQPGLDINRAHKDGAPWWDVDVSKIPDATPTLHTGPYKANPYTVLGKNYFPLQESKTYVQSGTASWYGTKFHGQNTANGEVYDLYGMSAAHKTLPLPSYVRVTNLDNNRTVILRVNDRGPFYSDRIIDLSYAAAKKLGYAEIGTARVKVEGIDPAQYWAQRGKPAPLMLNEPATPQPQVTASTGKIEQWTPPPAQHAPDTVVVPHAAPGASTVGGQYLQVGAFANPDAAELLRSKLSGMVSAPVFISSIVRNQQTLHRVRMGPIGSPGEVAQVQNSVRLANLGSPSVVTAE
- the mltB gene encoding lytic murein transglycosylase B gives rise to the protein MQVMRGWATRHASWMGLIGLLGATQEVQAGDYDGSPQVAEFVGEMTRDYGFAGEQLMGVFREAQKKQAILDAISRPAERVKQWKEYRPMFLSDARVARGVDFWRQHEAVLARAEQEYGVPAQVIVAIIGIETFYGRNTGSYRVIDALSTLGFDYPPRAEFFRKELREFLLLAREEQVDPLTLKGSYAGAMGLPQFMPSSFRAYAVDFDGDGHINIWSNPDDAIGSVASYFKRHGWVAGEPVVVRADVTGERADEGLTQGIDPVKTVGELRALGWSSQNAPRDDMPVTAFRLEGENGPEYWMGLKNFYAITRYNRSVMYAMAVHQLSDELVQARGNK
- the rodA gene encoding rod shape-determining protein RodA, producing MRRRATLLQRMHIDGPLLVLLLILAAGSLFVLYSASGKNWDLLIKQASSFGLGLLSMVVIAQLEPRFMARWVPLGYVAGVLLLVVVDVMGHNAMGATRWINIPGVIRFQPSEFMKILMPATIAWYLSKRTLPPQLKHVAISLLLIGVPFILIVRQPDLGTSLLILAGGAFVLFMGGLRWRWILSVLAAAVPVAVAMWFFFMHDYQKQRILTFLDPESDPLGTGWNIIQSKAAIGSGGVFGKGWLLGTQSHLDFLPESHTDFIIAVMGEEFGLVGICALLLIYLLLIGRGLVITAQAQTLFGKLLAGSLTMTFFVYVFVNIGMVSGLLPVVGVPLPFISYGGTSLVTLLSAFGVLMSIHTHRKWIAQV